A genomic window from Gossypium hirsutum isolate 1008001.06 chromosome D10, Gossypium_hirsutum_v2.1, whole genome shotgun sequence includes:
- the LOC121222522 gene encoding synaptotagmin-3 isoform X1, with protein MGFLSTLLGIFGFGIGTSIGLLIGFFLFIYSKPKTVKEPVPRPLYELDNDQLLDILPDIPLWVKCPDYERVDWLNKFVADMWPYLDKAICAQIRSATKPMFAEYVGKYQIEAIEFDNLSLGTIPPEIHGLKVCETNEKELVLEPAVRWAGNPNIVLTLKLLSFRITIQLVDLQIFMAPRITLKPLVPTFPCFATVAVSLLGKPDVDFGMSILGGDIMAIPGLYQFVQKTIKRQVASLYIWPQALEIPILDPATVAVKKPVGILHVKVVRAQKLLKKDILGTSDPYVKLNLSGERLPSKKTTIKKRNLNPEWNEKFKLIVKDPGSQVLQLQVFDWDKVGNHDRLGMQFVPLKFLTPYETKEFKLDLLKHTDSYDPQDKKQRGKIVVELMYAPFRADSGKLDGTQDGYSRKESGFDRTSDSEVFGGAGLLSVLIQGAEDVEGERHNNPYAVVFFRGETKRTKMIKRTRDPVWNEEFHYMLEEPPLNEKIHIEVMSKRTGFSFRSKEHLGNVDINLTDVVHNGRINQKYHLIDSKNGVIHVAIKWVTA; from the exons ATGGGATTTTTAAGTACTTTATTGGGAATTTTTGGTTTTGGGATTGGAACTTCTATTGGACTCTTGATTGGATTCTTTCTCTTCATATACTCTAAACCCAAAACTGTAAAG GAACCAGTTCCTAGGCCGCTTTATGAGCTAGATAATGATCAATTGCTGGATATTCTTCCCGATATTCCGTTATGGGTTAAATGTCCCGATTATGAGAGA GTAGATTGGCTGAACAAGTTTGTTGCTGATATGTGGCCGTACCTCGATAAG GCAATTTGTGCTCAAATAAGAAGCGCTACCAAACCCATGTTTGCCGAGTATGTCGGGAAGTATCAAATAGAAGCCATTGAGTTTGATAATCTAAGTCTCGGAACTATTCCTCCGGAAATTCATG GTCTTAAAGTGTGTGAAACAAATGAGAAAGAACTAGTCCTGGAACCGGCAGTTCGTTGGGCTGGCAATCCAAACATTGTTTTGACGCTGAAGTTGTTGTCTTTCCGAATCACCATTCAG TTAGTCGATTTACAAATATTTATGGCACCACGGATAACTTTGAAACCTCTTGTACCTACCTTTCCATGTTTTGCAACTGTTGCAGTATCACTCCTTGGGAAG CCTGATGTAGACTTCGGAATGAGTATACTTGGAGGTGATATTATGGCTATACCCGGACTTTATCAGTTTGTCCAG AAAACAATTAAAAGGCAAGTTGCAAGCCTCTACATCTGGCCACAAGCACTAGAGATACCGATTCTTGATCCTGCAAC GGTGGCTGTAAAGAAACCTGTTGGAATACTACATGTAAAGGTTGTGCGGGCACAAAAGCTCTTAAAGAAGGACATCCTCGGGACGTCGGACCCTTATGTCAAGTTAAATCTATCTGGAGAGAGGCTGCCATCGAAGAAAACAACCATCAAGAAGAGGAATTTGAATCCAGAATGGAACGAAAAGTTCAAGCTTATCGTAAAGGACCCCGGATCTCAAGTTCTTCAATTACAAGTCTTTGACTGGGACAAG GTCGGTAATCATGACCGACTTGGAATGCAGTTTGTCCCATTGAAATTTCTTACACCCTATGAGACAAAGGAATTTAAACTCGATTTGCTGAAGCACACAGATAGTTATGATCCTCAGGATAAGAAGCAAAGAGGTAAAATTGTGGTTGAGCTTATGTATGCCCCTTTTAGAGCTGACAGTGGTAAGTTAGACGGGACACAAGATGGATACAGCAGAAAGGAAAGCGGGTTTGACCGGACATCCGACAGTGAAGTCTTTGGTGGAGCAGGTCTCCTTTCGGTTCTGATTCAAGGAGCCGAGGATGTCGAGGGTGAACGCCACAATAACCCTTATGCCGTAGTTTTTTTCAGAGGAGAAACAAAAAGAACAAAG ATGATCAAGAGAACCCGAGATCCCGTCTGGAACGAAGAGTTTCACTACATGCTCGAGGAACCTCCATTAAATGAGAAGATCCATATCGAAGTCATGAGCAAGCGAACAGGCTTTAGCTTCCGATCAAAG GAACATCTGGGAAATGTCGATATTAATCTTACTGACGTCGTCCATAACGGACGAATCAACCAGAAATACCACCTGATCGATTCGAAGAATGGAGTAATACATGTTGCGATAAAATGGGTGACAGCTTGA
- the LOC121222522 gene encoding synaptotagmin-3 isoform X2, with protein MWPYLDKAICAQIRSATKPMFAEYVGKYQIEAIEFDNLSLGTIPPEIHGLKVCETNEKELVLEPAVRWAGNPNIVLTLKLLSFRITIQLVDLQIFMAPRITLKPLVPTFPCFATVAVSLLGKPDVDFGMSILGGDIMAIPGLYQFVQKTIKRQVASLYIWPQALEIPILDPATVAVKKPVGILHVKVVRAQKLLKKDILGTSDPYVKLNLSGERLPSKKTTIKKRNLNPEWNEKFKLIVKDPGSQVLQLQVFDWDKVGNHDRLGMQFVPLKFLTPYETKEFKLDLLKHTDSYDPQDKKQRGKIVVELMYAPFRADSGKLDGTQDGYSRKESGFDRTSDSEVFGGAGLLSVLIQGAEDVEGERHNNPYAVVFFRGETKRTKMIKRTRDPVWNEEFHYMLEEPPLNEKIHIEVMSKRTGFSFRSKEHLGNVDINLTDVVHNGRINQKYHLIDSKNGVIHVAIKWVTA; from the exons ATGTGGCCGTACCTCGATAAG GCAATTTGTGCTCAAATAAGAAGCGCTACCAAACCCATGTTTGCCGAGTATGTCGGGAAGTATCAAATAGAAGCCATTGAGTTTGATAATCTAAGTCTCGGAACTATTCCTCCGGAAATTCATG GTCTTAAAGTGTGTGAAACAAATGAGAAAGAACTAGTCCTGGAACCGGCAGTTCGTTGGGCTGGCAATCCAAACATTGTTTTGACGCTGAAGTTGTTGTCTTTCCGAATCACCATTCAG TTAGTCGATTTACAAATATTTATGGCACCACGGATAACTTTGAAACCTCTTGTACCTACCTTTCCATGTTTTGCAACTGTTGCAGTATCACTCCTTGGGAAG CCTGATGTAGACTTCGGAATGAGTATACTTGGAGGTGATATTATGGCTATACCCGGACTTTATCAGTTTGTCCAG AAAACAATTAAAAGGCAAGTTGCAAGCCTCTACATCTGGCCACAAGCACTAGAGATACCGATTCTTGATCCTGCAAC GGTGGCTGTAAAGAAACCTGTTGGAATACTACATGTAAAGGTTGTGCGGGCACAAAAGCTCTTAAAGAAGGACATCCTCGGGACGTCGGACCCTTATGTCAAGTTAAATCTATCTGGAGAGAGGCTGCCATCGAAGAAAACAACCATCAAGAAGAGGAATTTGAATCCAGAATGGAACGAAAAGTTCAAGCTTATCGTAAAGGACCCCGGATCTCAAGTTCTTCAATTACAAGTCTTTGACTGGGACAAG GTCGGTAATCATGACCGACTTGGAATGCAGTTTGTCCCATTGAAATTTCTTACACCCTATGAGACAAAGGAATTTAAACTCGATTTGCTGAAGCACACAGATAGTTATGATCCTCAGGATAAGAAGCAAAGAGGTAAAATTGTGGTTGAGCTTATGTATGCCCCTTTTAGAGCTGACAGTGGTAAGTTAGACGGGACACAAGATGGATACAGCAGAAAGGAAAGCGGGTTTGACCGGACATCCGACAGTGAAGTCTTTGGTGGAGCAGGTCTCCTTTCGGTTCTGATTCAAGGAGCCGAGGATGTCGAGGGTGAACGCCACAATAACCCTTATGCCGTAGTTTTTTTCAGAGGAGAAACAAAAAGAACAAAG ATGATCAAGAGAACCCGAGATCCCGTCTGGAACGAAGAGTTTCACTACATGCTCGAGGAACCTCCATTAAATGAGAAGATCCATATCGAAGTCATGAGCAAGCGAACAGGCTTTAGCTTCCGATCAAAG GAACATCTGGGAAATGTCGATATTAATCTTACTGACGTCGTCCATAACGGACGAATCAACCAGAAATACCACCTGATCGATTCGAAGAATGGAGTAATACATGTTGCGATAAAATGGGTGACAGCTTGA